Proteins encoded by one window of Desulfomonilia bacterium:
- a CDS encoding outer membrane lipoprotein carrier protein LolA: MRHASKAFVLFLFFISFVLSGWTLSWESIEKNMSQVKSISGAFTQKKDIRILSRPLISKGRLYYLSPDSIRWEYTEPVKSILLVDKGNVKRFIFKEGSFVEDSSARLEAVRIVVGQITEWFAGKFNNNKDFRADIIEGKVELTPQNATIKGFIKKVVITFSKDAGVISAIEIIEVQGATTYLEFDNTEINKPLPDGIFTKVR; this comes from the coding sequence ATGAGGCATGCTTCAAAGGCCTTTGTCCTGTTTCTATTTTTCATTTCGTTTGTCCTTTCCGGGTGGACGCTGAGCTGGGAATCTATCGAAAAGAACATGTCTCAGGTAAAGTCCATATCAGGAGCCTTCACACAGAAAAAGGACATCAGGATACTGAGCAGGCCCCTCATCAGCAAAGGACGGCTTTATTACCTATCTCCCGATTCGATCAGGTGGGAATACACAGAGCCTGTAAAGAGCATTCTCCTTGTAGACAAGGGCAATGTAAAACGCTTCATCTTCAAGGAAGGAAGCTTCGTTGAAGATTCCAGCGCAAGACTCGAAGCCGTCCGCATTGTTGTAGGCCAGATTACCGAGTGGTTTGCCGGCAAATTCAATAATAACAAGGATTTCAGGGCGGATATTATTGAAGGCAAGGTGGAGCTGACCCCTCAAAATGCAACAATCAAAGGTTTTATCAAAAAAGTTGTAATCACTTTTTCAAAAGATGCGGGCGTAATTTCGGCTATCGAGATTATAGAGGTTCAGGGAGCAACGACATACCTGGAGTTCGATAACACAGAGATCAACAAACCTTTGCCTGATGGCATATTCACTAAAGTTAGATGA
- a CDS encoding lysophospholipid acyltransferase family protein translates to MKVLFYKIMHFLAGTRTGIYIAEILTWFITTCYFLMPRPQVRLSMKFYRALFPGRSGFYYLLCAWRQFHHFSTVFTDRLIVEATGAFPCESIGWEHIYNAHQSGKRGILLMSHIGNWELAARKLSDLGINVALFVGSKQAQKIETQMKTEISGKGIKIISVDENESAPLNVFEVLRYLKNEGFVSMTGDRVWSDSQKSMKLEFLDHMVRLPYSPFALAYTLQVPLFVFFIIRTGRAKYRIEYNQPIFLDSINRSNKEKVIQEAAVKYLKMYEDVVRRHPEHWYCFEPFLIEKAGNE, encoded by the coding sequence ATGAAGGTATTATTTTATAAAATCATGCATTTTCTCGCAGGCACCAGGACCGGGATATACATTGCGGAAATTCTCACATGGTTCATCACAACATGCTATTTTCTTATGCCAAGACCGCAGGTCAGATTGAGCATGAAATTTTACCGTGCACTCTTTCCCGGCAGGTCAGGGTTTTATTACCTTTTATGCGCATGGCGTCAGTTTCATCATTTTTCAACAGTATTCACCGACAGGCTCATAGTCGAGGCAACAGGGGCATTCCCCTGTGAGAGTATAGGATGGGAGCATATATATAATGCCCATCAAAGCGGAAAAAGGGGCATTCTTCTAATGTCTCATATAGGCAACTGGGAACTTGCAGCCAGAAAGCTTTCCGATTTAGGGATAAATGTGGCGCTCTTCGTTGGCTCAAAGCAGGCGCAGAAGATTGAAACACAGATGAAAACTGAAATTTCGGGCAAGGGCATAAAGATCATTTCTGTTGACGAGAACGAGAGTGCACCTCTTAACGTGTTTGAAGTACTTCGATATCTTAAAAACGAGGGCTTTGTTTCAATGACAGGGGACAGGGTCTGGAGCGACAGTCAGAAATCAATGAAACTTGAATTTTTAGATCATATGGTAAGGCTTCCATATTCGCCGTTCGCACTTGCATATACGCTTCAGGTTCCGCTCTTCGTTTTTTTCATAATCAGGACAGGCCGGGCAAAATACCGGATCGAATATAACCAGCCCATTTTTCTCGATTCAATAAACCGGTCAAATAAGGAAAAGGTCATACAAGAGGCGGCGGTGAAGTATCTTAAAATGTATGAGGACGTGGTACGCAGACATCCCGAGCACTGGTACTGCTTCGAGCCTTTCCTCATTGAAAAGGCTGGAAATGAATAG
- a CDS encoding glycerol-3-phosphate acyltransferase, which produces MKVIFFSACILLCSYLLGSINFTVIIFRLLGLDDPRMKFSGNPGTTNVYRIAGPFWAALVLVLDISRAGLVSIAALKLLPAQEIALAGFFLVLGNRYPCFHGFKGGKGVANYMGFVLFIIPVWGIIVTLLWPLIYKLVKITFIPSFVIITLMGIGLSLHFQFNPLFTAITAATILLIFAGHRKNVRQYISREKRLD; this is translated from the coding sequence ATGAAGGTAATTTTTTTTTCAGCGTGTATCCTTCTCTGTTCTTATCTTCTCGGTTCGATAAATTTTACTGTAATCATTTTCAGGCTGCTCGGACTTGATGACCCCAGAATGAAGTTTTCAGGTAATCCCGGGACAACAAATGTCTACAGGATAGCAGGGCCTTTCTGGGCGGCGCTGGTTCTTGTCCTCGATATCAGCCGTGCAGGACTGGTATCCATAGCAGCGCTTAAATTGCTTCCTGCTCAGGAAATTGCACTTGCAGGTTTTTTTCTTGTGCTCGGAAACAGATATCCCTGCTTCCATGGTTTTAAAGGCGGCAAAGGCGTGGCCAATTATATGGGTTTTGTCCTGTTCATAATACCTGTCTGGGGAATAATCGTAACCCTGCTCTGGCCTTTGATATACAAACTTGTAAAAATTACTTTCATACCTTCTTTTGTCATAATTACCCTGATGGGAATCGGCTTATCGTTGCATTTTCAGTTCAATCCACTTTTCACAGCCATAACAGCAGCAACCATTCTGCTGATTTTCGCCGGCCACAGAAAAAACGTCAGGCAATACATTTCAAGGGAAAAAAGACTTGATTAA
- a CDS encoding glycosyltransferase family 2 protein, with the protein MQFSFVIPVYNHAATLASVLDGCIELGLPVIVVDDGSTDGITEVLARYDNITVIRHGRNIGKGEAIRSGLKEASKIADFAVTIDADGQHVPGDAVGLMESIQEGARPVVIGARKNMFDDESIPWTSRFGRKFSNFWVKLSGGPVLTDTQSGFRIYPVKEILSLKSRASRFQFEVEILVLANWHKIPVYEVPVSVVYPENGKRVSHFRPFVDFLRNSATFTRLIVMRLVFPQATRKRMSMS; encoded by the coding sequence ATGCAGTTCTCTTTTGTCATCCCCGTATACAACCATGCCGCAACCCTGGCCTCTGTGCTTGACGGATGCATTGAACTCGGTCTGCCGGTCATAGTCGTTGATGACGGATCGACTGACGGGATAACAGAAGTTTTAGCACGGTATGACAATATAACGGTTATCAGGCATGGAAGAAATATCGGCAAAGGTGAGGCTATACGCTCGGGCCTGAAAGAGGCATCTAAAATTGCCGATTTTGCCGTAACGATAGATGCAGACGGGCAGCATGTGCCTGGTGACGCCGTAGGATTGATGGAATCAATACAAGAGGGGGCACGGCCTGTTGTCATAGGCGCCAGAAAAAACATGTTCGATGATGAAAGTATTCCCTGGACAAGCAGATTCGGAAGGAAATTTTCAAACTTCTGGGTAAAACTTTCAGGGGGGCCCGTTCTGACAGATACACAGAGCGGGTTCAGGATTTACCCTGTAAAGGAAATATTGAGCCTTAAAAGCAGGGCCAGCAGGTTTCAGTTTGAGGTGGAAATTCTTGTATTGGCGAACTGGCATAAAATACCGGTCTATGAGGTTCCTGTCAGTGTCGTCTACCCTGAAAACGGAAAGAGGGTTTCTCACTTCAGGCCTTTTGTGGATTTCCTGAGGAACTCTGCAACCTTTACTCGCCTGATTGTCATGAGGCTTGTTTTTCCGCAGGCGACAAGAAAGCGTATGAGTATGTCATGA
- a CDS encoding polysaccharide deacetylase family protein, with protein sequence MNSGKIPRIFFIGIAAIITSIIVSMISPVYALIPLSLFVIVSMASPFFPEWQMFLPCITRGAPGSHGVALTFDDGPDPASTPSVIEMLRKQGIKAHFFIVGKKAAAHPELIKLILDNGHTLGNHTMNHDTLIMLKTSARLNNEIASCQDVLKGFGITAYTFRPPAGIVNPKLEPILSRLGLFCVMFGIRGYDFGNRRIGNIGRNILKGARDGGIIMLHDRAPSGGVSVSELIAQMEETITGIRKKGLDFLSLDKLTGKKVMEEL encoded by the coding sequence ATGAATAGCGGAAAAATCCCTCGAATATTTTTTATCGGGATTGCAGCCATTATTACATCCATCATTGTCTCAATGATCAGTCCTGTTTATGCCCTGATTCCGCTTTCCTTGTTCGTCATTGTTTCCATGGCATCGCCTTTTTTTCCAGAGTGGCAGATGTTCCTGCCTTGTATCACGAGGGGTGCACCGGGTTCTCACGGGGTAGCTCTCACATTCGATGACGGCCCTGATCCCGCAAGCACCCCGTCTGTCATCGAGATGTTAAGAAAACAAGGGATTAAGGCCCATTTTTTTATTGTCGGCAAAAAAGCAGCCGCTCATCCGGAACTGATAAAACTTATACTTGATAACGGCCATACGCTGGGAAACCACACCATGAACCATGACACGTTAATTATGCTGAAAACTTCTGCCAGGCTGAATAATGAGATTGCATCCTGTCAGGATGTGCTTAAAGGGTTCGGTATAACTGCATATACGTTCAGGCCACCTGCAGGTATTGTCAATCCGAAACTGGAGCCTATTCTTTCCCGTCTTGGCCTTTTTTGTGTGATGTTCGGCATAAGGGGGTATGATTTCGGCAACCGCCGAATCGGCAATATAGGCCGTAATATTTTAAAAGGCGCCAGGGATGGCGGCATCATCATGCTTCATGACAGGGCGCCCTCAGGAGGCGTGTCTGTTTCGGAACTTATCGCACAGATGGAGGAGACAATTACGGGCATAAGGAAAAAGGGGCTTGATTTTTTATCCCTTGATAAGCTTACTGGCAAGAAAGTGATGGAGGAATTATGA
- a CDS encoding serine/threonine protein kinase, with product MTDFKVLTPDLIINSAEKAVGKRFTGLLIQHPSYINRVYELQAMDTERFVIKFYRPGRWSREAIEEEHAFIADCDAGEIPVVAPIKLSNGSTLMNIEGINLAVFPKKGGRMFEINNDEDWVRVGSIIGRIHAVGAKKDAPHRVRLHPGISTRADIEFLLEGGFIHPELRDAFKELCFQILDEITGLFGGVEYIRIHGDCHRGNLIERPGEGLMVIDLDDMMTGPPVHDLWLMLPDHYTRAKREIDLIMSGYEEFREFDYSTLKLIEPLRFMRIIYYLAWCARQGDDLDFKRDHPDWGNENFWAKELIDLRNQFQIIMEHKEEWNREHGNMLPDDDGDDGFYY from the coding sequence ATGACAGACTTTAAGGTCCTGACACCGGACCTGATTATTAATTCTGCCGAAAAAGCTGTCGGCAAGAGGTTTACCGGCCTCCTGATACAGCACCCGAGCTATATCAACCGTGTCTATGAATTGCAGGCAATGGATACGGAGCGCTTTGTGATAAAATTCTACCGCCCCGGCAGGTGGAGCAGGGAGGCTATAGAAGAAGAGCATGCCTTTATCGCCGACTGCGATGCCGGTGAAATCCCTGTTGTGGCGCCCATTAAGCTCTCTAACGGATCGACTCTTATGAATATCGAAGGCATCAACCTTGCAGTATTTCCCAAAAAGGGCGGGAGGATGTTCGAGATAAATAACGATGAAGACTGGGTCAGGGTCGGGAGTATTATAGGCAGGATACATGCCGTAGGCGCAAAAAAAGATGCGCCTCACAGGGTAAGGCTCCATCCCGGCATATCCACACGGGCGGATATAGAATTTCTGCTTGAAGGCGGATTCATTCACCCCGAGTTGAGAGACGCATTCAAGGAGCTTTGCTTTCAGATTCTGGATGAAATTACCGGGCTCTTTGGCGGCGTAGAATATATACGTATTCACGGTGACTGCCACAGGGGAAACCTGATTGAAAGGCCCGGCGAAGGACTCATGGTGATCGACCTTGACGACATGATGACAGGGCCACCCGTGCATGACCTTTGGCTGATGCTGCCTGATCACTATACAAGGGCGAAGCGTGAAATCGATCTCATAATGAGCGGTTATGAAGAATTCAGGGAATTCGACTATTCGACGCTTAAGCTCATCGAGCCTCTGCGCTTCATGCGTATAATCTATTATCTGGCCTGGTGCGCCCGCCAGGGTGACGACCTTGACTTCAAACGCGACCATCCGGACTGGGGCAACGAAAATTTCTGGGCGAAGGAGCTCATTGACCTGCGCAACCAGTTTCAGATCATTATGGAGCATAAGGAGGAGTGGAACCGTGAGCATGGCAATATGTTGCCGGATGATGATGGCGATGATGGTTTTTATTATTAA
- a CDS encoding acyl carrier protein, whose amino-acid sequence MEKKEIFDIIKEYFISQFEIPEDKIIMEALLKDDLGLDSIDALDMIGMLEARLNMEIEGEELKHIRTVSDVVEFILKKLQTR is encoded by the coding sequence ATGGAAAAAAAGGAAATATTTGATATCATCAAAGAATATTTCATCAGCCAGTTTGAAATTCCGGAGGATAAAATAATAATGGAGGCTCTCCTCAAGGATGACCTGGGGCTGGACAGCATTGACGCTCTCGATATGATAGGAATGCTTGAAGCAAGACTCAATATGGAAATAGAGGGAGAAGAACTCAAACACATCCGTACTGTCAGCGATGTTGTCGAATTTATCCTGAAAAAACTTCAAACCCGGTAA
- a CDS encoding methyltransferase domain-containing protein: MKFRGYNINLRLLIFTIAGLILMSLWTQSHLRMSSDILSSVPSYDPVISDAKKIFDRYRLPDKVAVDLCLEGVALPDKDLLASYALRLENEMKKSGLFEKIGIDDPGSALPRILNMVADNLPGSFSAQDLNERIFPLINKEAIRNSLNADIELLGGFEGIGQSDMISKDPLGLRFIILERLRNFLEVKGSLVYKGQIFSSDGRHCLVVAHTRNPGMDTQFSRRISELFNRISNEFESDALRNRTPKIKLNAIGSYRSAMDNEKTAKRDVIFAAIVSTLGIAFILITCFPRPYIGLLSFFPGAAGTTAAMFVLSIIRPEMSLLALGFGGAILSFTVDSGISFFLFLDRTSMTSGKETSHEIRSVELMAMFTTAGAFLALVFSGFRIMADVGMFAALGAVFTFVFVHTLQPRIFISMPPAKRSALLPVEKIAEFLSLKPGWTGFILAAVFGITMAALAKPVFNADLNRMNAVGPVTIKAEETFKSVWGDVFSRIYFLSEGDSIEGLRNISDRMSLFFKEQVGKKTLASSFTLSDIIPSSYLSSLNLQDWKDFWNKDRVKALKSEIIPASEEYGFNADAFEPFMELLENPVITGTDLTVGSYEFLGLFTEDPGKKYLLISTAMPGPDYKAQPVFDEIHSKNLGSMLDYGLFTQRLSGLVHGIFMKTLITAGSALALLLLFYYLDITLAFLTLLPVAFSLICTFGTFTLIGHPIDIPGLMLAVVVLGLGIVFSIYIVRMQQRYIDEKHPSMKTIRASVLMAAAAILTGFSVLALARHPLLSSAGLSATLGILYTYAGTCLLLPPLLKRVFRQIPFPAAKDIQPGSPEHIKLVMSRFRHLEVYARMFARFKMKFDPMFPKLAGFMKSTGTVLDIGCGYGVQGVWLKTLFPGMRICALDPDRERIRIAGRVLGDDDEVHVSTAQAFDSYPETIDTALMLDMIHYIPETDLKKILLEIKSRLAADGRLILRVTIPSEKKVPWERWLEILRNKVARNAIWLRSKEDISFMLQETGYKLVLSEATAQQREETWFVAEPVSGRDFLT; this comes from the coding sequence ATGAAATTCCGGGGATACAACATCAATCTTAGGCTTCTGATTTTTACCATCGCAGGGCTTATTTTGATGAGCCTGTGGACCCAGTCTCATTTGAGGATGAGTTCGGACATATTGTCATCAGTGCCGTCTTACGACCCGGTAATATCAGACGCCAAAAAGATATTCGACCGCTACAGGCTTCCGGACAAGGTGGCCGTGGACCTTTGCCTTGAAGGTGTGGCCTTACCTGACAAGGACCTGCTTGCTTCATATGCCTTGCGTCTTGAAAACGAGATGAAGAAATCGGGCCTGTTTGAAAAGATCGGGATAGATGATCCCGGCAGTGCTTTGCCCCGCATATTAAATATGGTTGCGGACAATCTTCCCGGAAGCTTTTCGGCTCAGGATCTCAATGAACGCATATTTCCGCTGATTAACAAGGAGGCAATCAGGAATAGCCTGAATGCCGACATAGAACTCCTGGGCGGATTTGAAGGTATAGGCCAGTCGGATATGATCTCAAAAGACCCGCTGGGGTTGAGGTTTATAATCCTTGAAAGGCTCAGAAATTTCCTGGAGGTAAAAGGATCCTTGGTCTATAAGGGTCAGATATTCAGTTCCGACGGCAGGCACTGCCTTGTTGTCGCCCATACAAGGAATCCCGGTATGGATACTCAGTTTTCAAGACGGATATCCGAGCTTTTCAACAGGATCTCGAATGAATTTGAATCAGATGCTTTAAGGAACAGGACGCCTAAAATAAAGCTCAATGCGATAGGCTCTTACCGCTCTGCCATGGATAATGAAAAAACCGCAAAAAGAGATGTAATATTCGCTGCCATAGTATCAACTCTTGGCATAGCCTTTATCCTGATTACTTGCTTTCCGAGACCCTATATCGGGCTGCTTTCCTTTTTCCCCGGCGCGGCTGGCACAACCGCCGCCATGTTTGTCCTGTCCATCATCAGGCCCGAAATGTCGCTTCTGGCCCTTGGCTTTGGCGGAGCGATTCTTTCATTTACCGTGGACAGCGGGATATCCTTTTTCCTTTTTCTGGACAGGACTTCCATGACATCAGGCAAAGAGACCTCGCATGAGATACGCTCGGTGGAACTCATGGCCATGTTCACGACTGCCGGGGCATTTCTGGCGCTTGTCTTCAGCGGATTCAGGATCATGGCCGATGTCGGCATGTTTGCCGCACTCGGAGCCGTATTTACATTTGTATTTGTCCATACCCTGCAGCCGCGAATATTCATAAGCATGCCGCCTGCGAAAAGAAGCGCCCTGCTGCCTGTTGAGAAGATCGCTGAATTTCTGAGCCTCAAGCCGGGATGGACCGGATTTATCCTGGCCGCAGTCTTCGGCATCACCATGGCCGCTCTTGCAAAACCGGTCTTCAACGCCGATTTGAACAGGATGAATGCGGTCGGTCCTGTAACCATAAAGGCTGAAGAGACATTCAAATCCGTCTGGGGGGATGTCTTCAGCAGGATATATTTTCTGTCCGAAGGGGATTCCATCGAAGGCCTGAGAAACATATCCGACAGGATGTCGCTTTTCTTCAAAGAGCAGGTTGGAAAGAAAACCCTGGCTTCATCCTTTACACTCTCCGATATTATTCCTTCGTCATATCTTTCGAGCTTAAACCTTCAGGACTGGAAAGACTTCTGGAACAAAGACAGGGTAAAAGCACTGAAATCAGAGATAATCCCGGCCTCAGAAGAATACGGTTTTAATGCAGATGCATTTGAGCCGTTCATGGAACTACTTGAGAATCCCGTAATAACAGGGACGGACCTTACTGTCGGTTCATATGAATTCCTGGGACTTTTCACGGAGGATCCGGGGAAAAAATACCTGCTGATCAGCACCGCCATGCCAGGACCTGACTATAAGGCCCAGCCTGTTTTCGATGAAATCCATAGTAAAAATCTCGGCAGCATGCTTGATTATGGTCTTTTCACCCAGAGGCTGTCCGGCCTTGTGCACGGGATATTCATGAAAACGCTCATCACGGCGGGAAGTGCGCTCGCACTTCTGCTTCTCTTTTATTACCTCGACATAACCCTTGCTTTCCTGACTCTTTTGCCGGTGGCGTTTTCCCTTATCTGCACATTCGGCACGTTTACCCTGATAGGCCATCCTATTGATATCCCGGGGCTGATGCTGGCGGTGGTAGTGCTTGGTCTGGGAATAGTGTTTTCAATATATATTGTGAGGATGCAACAGCGTTACATCGATGAGAAACACCCTTCGATGAAAACAATAAGGGCGTCGGTCCTTATGGCGGCAGCGGCAATTCTGACGGGGTTTTCAGTCCTTGCCCTGGCCAGACATCCCCTGTTGTCGAGCGCCGGCCTTTCTGCGACACTGGGCATATTGTATACATATGCCGGGACATGCCTTCTTCTGCCCCCTCTTTTAAAGCGTGTATTCAGACAGATTCCATTCCCTGCCGCGAAGGACATCCAGCCGGGATCTCCTGAACATATAAAACTGGTAATGTCCCGCTTCAGACACCTGGAAGTCTATGCCCGCATGTTTGCCAGGTTCAAGATGAAGTTCGACCCGATGTTTCCTAAGCTCGCCGGTTTCATGAAAAGTACCGGTACGGTTCTGGACATAGGCTGCGGATATGGCGTTCAGGGTGTATGGCTGAAAACCCTGTTCCCCGGCATGAGGATTTGCGCTCTGGACCCTGACAGGGAGCGCATCAGGATTGCTGGCAGAGTTCTAGGCGATGATGATGAGGTTCATGTTTCAACTGCGCAGGCGTTTGACTCGTATCCCGAAACCATAGACACGGCGCTTATGCTTGACATGATACATTATATCCCCGAGACGGATCTTAAGAAAATCCTCCTGGAAATAAAATCAAGGCTTGCTGCTGACGGGAGACTCATTCTGCGGGTGACGATACCATCGGAAAAGAAAGTCCCGTGGGAAAGATGGCTTGAAATCCTGAGAAACAAGGTTGCAAGGAACGCCATATGGCTGCGTTCGAAGGAAGATATTTCTTTCATGCTCCAAGAGACCGGTTATAAACTCGTACTCAGTGAAGCTACTGCACAGCAAAGAGAAGAAACATGGTTTGTGGCTGAGCCCGTGAGCGGGCGGGATTTCCTTACATGA
- a CDS encoding NAD(P)H-dependent oxidoreductase, with amino-acid sequence MKVLAISSSPRGGGQSKTEMLLEPLVQGMRDASADVEVVYLRNRKIHNCIGCYTCWTKTPGKCIHKDDMTAELFPKYISSDIVIFASPLYFYSVTAGMKTFIDRTLPMAEPFMIEKNGRSTHPLRCNIPMVVALSVAGFPDPGIFDQLSSWLRYIYKKDLIAEIYRPGAETLASSAFGKIKADIFDALKEAGREIILNKSVSEGIMKRITQPLIDKETFQLLANMWWKTCIKEGVTVKEAAEKKLIPRAENIPEFLAIMRIAFKPESAAGVKADIQFIFTGEAKRECMLHIENGTLETSEDIAFIKPDLIVSTPFELWMDIMFGKVDGGTAFIEGKYKAEGNLDMLMNFSRYFGAES; translated from the coding sequence ATGAAAGTTCTGGCGATCAGTTCAAGCCCTAGGGGCGGAGGTCAAAGCAAGACCGAAATGCTGCTCGAGCCTCTTGTCCAGGGAATGAGAGACGCCTCTGCCGATGTCGAGGTCGTGTATCTCAGGAACAGAAAAATTCATAACTGCATCGGCTGTTATACATGCTGGACGAAAACCCCGGGCAAATGTATCCACAAAGACGATATGACCGCTGAGCTGTTCCCGAAATATATTAGCTCCGACATCGTTATTTTTGCTTCTCCCCTTTATTTTTACTCGGTCACGGCCGGAATGAAGACGTTCATTGACCGCACGCTTCCTATGGCCGAACCTTTCATGATAGAAAAAAACGGCAGATCTACCCACCCTCTGAGGTGCAATATCCCAATGGTCGTGGCCCTTTCGGTTGCGGGATTTCCCGATCCGGGTATTTTTGACCAGCTTTCTTCCTGGCTTAGATATATCTACAAAAAAGACCTGATCGCTGAAATTTACAGGCCTGGCGCCGAAACGCTCGCCTCTTCCGCATTCGGAAAAATAAAGGCGGATATTTTTGATGCATTGAAAGAGGCGGGCCGGGAGATAATTCTAAATAAGTCGGTATCCGAGGGAATAATGAAAAGGATCACGCAGCCTCTTATCGACAAAGAGACATTCCAGCTCCTTGCCAACATGTGGTGGAAGACCTGCATAAAGGAAGGCGTGACAGTAAAGGAAGCCGCGGAAAAGAAACTTATCCCCAGGGCGGAAAATATCCCGGAATTTCTGGCCATCATGCGAATAGCCTTCAAACCTGAATCAGCGGCTGGTGTTAAGGCTGATATTCAGTTCATATTCACCGGCGAAGCTAAAAGGGAATGCATGCTGCATATTGAAAACGGCACACTTGAGACCTCGGAAGACATCGCTTTTATCAAACCTGATCTCATCGTCAGTACACCTTTTGAACTGTGGATGGATATAATGTTCGGGAAGGTGGACGGAGGGACGGCATTCATCGAGGGAAAATACAAAGCCGAGGGTAATCTCGATATGCTGATGAATTTTTCCAGATATTTTGGTGCGGAATCCTGA
- the fabG gene encoding 3-oxoacyl-ACP reductase FabG: protein MTEIALVTGGGRGIGRAISMELAAKGYYVIINYHSRKDAAEAALAEIKESGGDGETVQFDVANGDETAAAIKDLLDRHKYIKVLINNAGITSDGLFPMTSRQSWENVIDTSLRGFYNVTKPVLRSMIRQKNGNIIAIASISGIIGNAGQVNYSAAKAGLIGACKALAKEMAKLGIRVNAVAPGLIETEMIKDLPIEAVVQHIPMGRVGKPEEVAKAVGFLCSDDASYITGQVLSVNGGMI, encoded by the coding sequence ATGACAGAAATAGCGCTTGTTACAGGAGGAGGCCGGGGCATAGGCAGGGCGATATCAATGGAGCTTGCGGCAAAGGGATATTATGTCATCATAAACTACCACTCGCGGAAGGATGCGGCGGAAGCTGCGCTTGCTGAAATAAAAGAGTCGGGAGGAGACGGCGAAACAGTGCAGTTCGATGTCGCAAACGGTGATGAAACAGCTGCTGCCATAAAAGACCTTCTGGACAGGCACAAATACATAAAGGTACTTATAAACAATGCAGGAATTACCAGTGACGGCCTCTTCCCGATGACATCGAGGCAGAGCTGGGAAAACGTCATAGACACATCTCTCAGGGGTTTTTACAACGTCACAAAGCCGGTTCTCAGAAGCATGATCCGGCAGAAAAATGGTAATATAATAGCCATTGCATCCATCTCCGGTATTATCGGTAATGCCGGGCAGGTCAATTATTCCGCAGCCAAAGCGGGACTGATCGGAGCCTGCAAGGCTCTTGCAAAGGAGATGGCAAAGCTGGGCATAAGGGTAAACGCCGTGGCGCCCGGTCTCATCGAAACAGAAATGATAAAGGATCTGCCCATTGAGGCTGTTGTCCAGCACATTCCGATGGGCCGTGTGGGGAAACCGGAAGAGGTTGCAAAAGCCGTCGGATTTTTATGCTCCGATGATGCATCGTATATAACGGGGCAGGTTCTCTCTGTTAACGGGGGCATGATTTGA